The following proteins come from a genomic window of Paramicrobacterium humi:
- a CDS encoding carbohydrate ABC transporter permease codes for MSALPAAPAPRRRSRDTVFHAIMAPVSLLWIAPMVFVVFVAFRSFEDITSNGLGSLPQSFTFEGFVTVFTDGLAGGAVWNSVIVTAFTVLFSLLFASWAAFALSKFAIPFNRGVLLLMLAGNLLPPQILLIPVARICESLGIADTLFALIVVQVAFGLGFYTFVLYGFMRSLPGEIFEAARVDGSGELRTYLQIVLPLCRPSLAALGALATTWVWNDLLWALTVLRSESKFPITAELLNIQGGFVSQWNVVASGAIIAAIPTAIVFFIFQKQFVSGLTIGSNK; via the coding sequence ATGAGCGCACTACCCGCCGCGCCCGCACCTCGTCGCCGCTCGCGCGACACGGTCTTCCACGCCATCATGGCGCCGGTATCCCTGCTGTGGATCGCCCCGATGGTGTTCGTGGTGTTCGTCGCGTTCCGCTCCTTTGAAGACATCACGAGCAACGGCCTCGGCTCCCTTCCGCAGTCGTTCACGTTCGAGGGCTTCGTCACCGTCTTCACCGACGGCCTCGCGGGCGGCGCCGTCTGGAACAGCGTTATCGTCACGGCGTTCACGGTGCTCTTCTCACTGCTGTTCGCGTCGTGGGCGGCCTTCGCCCTCAGCAAGTTCGCGATCCCGTTCAATCGCGGCGTCCTACTCTTGATGCTCGCCGGCAACCTGCTCCCGCCGCAGATCCTGCTGATCCCGGTGGCCCGCATCTGCGAGAGCCTCGGCATCGCCGACACCCTGTTCGCTCTCATCGTCGTGCAGGTCGCGTTCGGCCTCGGCTTCTACACCTTCGTGCTCTACGGATTCATGCGCTCGCTTCCCGGTGAGATCTTCGAGGCCGCGCGCGTCGATGGCTCGGGTGAGCTTCGCACCTACCTGCAGATCGTGCTTCCGCTGTGCCGTCCCTCGCTCGCTGCCCTTGGAGCCCTCGCGACCACGTGGGTGTGGAACGACCTGCTGTGGGCGCTGACCGTGCTGCGCTCTGAGTCGAAGTTCCCCATCACGGCCGAGCTGCTGAACATCCAGGGTGGCTTCGTCAGCCAGTGGAACGTCGTCGCAAGCGGCGCGATCATCGCGGCGATTCCCACGGCGATCGTGTTCTTCATCTTCCAGAAGCAGTTCGTCTCCGGCCTCACCATCGGCTCGAACAAGTAA
- a CDS encoding ABC transporter substrate-binding protein, with product MSFKKTWRLGAATLALSALALTGCSASASSSDKADSAGGEGISIALSNGFVNGWRLTLINKFEAEAKKLQKDGIVKEFSSVNAPGENSATEQASQIRSLMIQDPDVLVVIPASSTALVPAVEEACDAGITVVVLDADMDAPCATIVRNDYGMWGEVSLQPALDAIDGKGNIVLNRGVIGSQPEEEFYARQKEILKDYPDVKIAAEINGFCDSSTAQKEITGILGSLPEIAAVPGCIGGMGIVQAFESAGRDLPAVVFDTDGKSLKFWKDEGIDNGSFSALTDPGQGVAAIYVALAKLAGKDVPQEIILPLVQIDKADLDYWVEQLSADEYAAYPWDEASISAAIDAINAGEDAVAPAIK from the coding sequence ATGTCGTTTAAGAAGACTTGGCGCTTGGGCGCCGCAACCCTGGCGCTCAGCGCCCTGGCACTCACGGGCTGTTCCGCGAGCGCCTCATCATCCGACAAGGCGGACTCGGCCGGCGGCGAGGGCATCTCGATCGCGCTCAGCAACGGATTCGTCAACGGCTGGCGCCTCACGCTCATCAACAAGTTCGAGGCCGAGGCCAAGAAGCTGCAGAAGGACGGCATCGTCAAGGAGTTCTCGTCGGTCAACGCACCGGGCGAGAACAGCGCGACCGAGCAGGCCTCCCAGATCCGCAGCCTCATGATCCAGGATCCCGACGTGCTCGTCGTCATCCCGGCATCCTCGACTGCCCTCGTTCCCGCCGTCGAGGAAGCGTGCGACGCGGGCATCACCGTCGTCGTGCTCGACGCCGACATGGACGCGCCGTGCGCCACGATCGTGCGCAATGACTACGGCATGTGGGGCGAGGTCTCCCTGCAGCCCGCGCTCGACGCCATCGACGGCAAGGGCAACATCGTGCTCAACCGCGGTGTCATCGGCTCGCAGCCGGAAGAGGAGTTCTACGCCCGCCAGAAGGAGATCCTGAAGGACTACCCGGACGTCAAGATCGCCGCTGAGATCAACGGCTTCTGCGACAGCAGCACGGCGCAGAAGGAGATCACGGGCATCCTCGGATCGCTACCCGAGATCGCCGCGGTTCCCGGGTGCATCGGCGGCATGGGCATCGTCCAGGCCTTCGAGTCCGCCGGGCGTGACCTGCCGGCCGTCGTCTTCGACACCGACGGCAAGTCGCTGAAGTTCTGGAAGGACGAGGGCATCGACAACGGCTCGTTCTCGGCGCTCACCGACCCGGGTCAGGGCGTCGCCGCGATCTACGTCGCGCTCGCGAAGCTCGCGGGCAAGGACGTTCCGCAGGAGATCATCCTGCCGCTCGTGCAGATCGACAAGGCCGACCTCGACTACTGGGTCGAGCAGCTCAGCGCCGACGAGTACGCCGCGTACCCGTGGGACGAGGCGAGCATCTCCGCCGCGATCGACGCGATCAACGCCGGCGAAGACGCGGTCGCTCCCGCGATCAAGTAA
- a CDS encoding alpha-galactosidase — protein MSLQWVLRTRNTDYGVSVLPDGSGVVLDGWGVHGGVLENWSEPERECGFTTAADVTPLEYASDGQRHGAFSELLVRRGAGHNGAAWTVKSDEIQFETKGAGDRLLVPLVDETADLRLELNFATSSRHDVVRRSIRLVNEGSTDIELPRAFSAGWNLPLGQRVHVDYLAGSWAREFQRRSVDLGWGAFSIGSRQGVTGLQFSPVVTVTALPGEDSPAVPEGSAYGIALDWSGSWRLQVECGSVGRHARVSCGVDDDTTTVLLEPGQAFSSPDSLGVFSDEGPEGVTRAWHEFQREELARDASPQTRPVVYNSWMATLFDVDVAHQKQLAEVAASIGVEAFVVDDGWFVGRTSDRAGLGDWTPDPAKFPQGLGELAEHVAGLGMRFGLWIEPECVNPDSDLYRAHPDWVYRAGDRPLETVRNQYVLDLGRDEVVDWVEDTLRRLLQSAPISYLKWDMNRPVSDGGRPGDPHGREWSLQHTRNYYRVMEMLRREFPHVTLEACASGGGRIDNAVLARSDVVWTSDEVGARDRLVIQDGFLTAYPSWVMSSWVSDDAGHRDRLTPSLGYRFAVAMCGVLGIGSDLLAWSDDERAAASRMVDAYKALRSVIHYGDVRTHGDVDANGYCVEYRGPDDDPRNVLFVFDRDRDRTRDRDRVRVYPSGLRDGVTYMVEGIGDVVTAASARTQGIAVPFAWAPDADVLVLSPREAP, from the coding sequence ATGTCACTGCAGTGGGTGCTTCGCACGCGCAACACCGACTACGGCGTGAGCGTGCTCCCCGATGGCTCCGGCGTCGTGCTCGACGGCTGGGGCGTGCACGGCGGCGTGCTCGAGAACTGGTCGGAGCCTGAACGGGAGTGCGGGTTCACGACGGCCGCCGACGTCACGCCGCTCGAGTACGCGAGCGACGGGCAGCGACACGGTGCGTTCAGCGAGCTTCTCGTGCGCCGCGGTGCCGGGCACAACGGTGCCGCCTGGACAGTGAAAAGTGACGAGATCCAATTCGAGACGAAAGGTGCCGGCGACCGACTGCTGGTTCCCCTCGTCGACGAGACCGCCGATCTGCGGCTTGAGCTGAACTTCGCGACGTCGTCACGTCACGACGTCGTGCGGCGCAGCATCCGACTAGTCAACGAGGGAAGCACTGACATCGAGCTTCCCCGCGCGTTCTCCGCCGGCTGGAACCTGCCGCTCGGCCAGCGCGTGCACGTCGACTACCTCGCGGGTTCGTGGGCGAGAGAGTTCCAGCGACGCTCCGTCGACCTTGGCTGGGGTGCGTTCTCGATCGGCAGCAGGCAAGGCGTCACCGGCCTGCAGTTCAGCCCCGTCGTGACGGTGACCGCGCTGCCGGGCGAGGACTCACCGGCCGTGCCGGAGGGCAGTGCATACGGCATCGCGCTCGACTGGAGCGGCTCGTGGCGGCTGCAGGTCGAATGCGGCTCGGTCGGCCGGCACGCGCGGGTGTCGTGCGGCGTCGACGATGACACGACCACGGTGCTGCTCGAGCCGGGACAAGCGTTCTCCTCGCCCGACAGCCTCGGCGTGTTCAGTGATGAGGGACCCGAGGGAGTCACGCGCGCATGGCACGAATTCCAGCGCGAGGAGCTCGCTCGAGACGCCAGTCCGCAGACGCGTCCCGTCGTATACAACTCGTGGATGGCGACATTGTTCGACGTCGACGTCGCGCACCAGAAGCAGCTGGCGGAGGTCGCGGCTTCCATCGGTGTCGAAGCGTTTGTCGTCGATGACGGCTGGTTCGTCGGCCGGACGAGCGACCGGGCAGGACTTGGCGATTGGACGCCCGATCCGGCGAAGTTCCCGCAGGGCCTCGGCGAACTCGCCGAACACGTCGCGGGCCTCGGCATGCGGTTCGGGCTGTGGATCGAACCCGAGTGCGTCAATCCCGACAGCGACCTGTACCGTGCCCACCCCGACTGGGTGTACCGGGCCGGCGATCGGCCGCTTGAGACCGTGCGGAACCAGTACGTGCTCGATCTCGGCCGCGACGAGGTCGTGGACTGGGTGGAGGACACGCTGCGCCGCCTACTCCAGTCGGCCCCCATCAGCTACCTCAAGTGGGACATGAACCGACCGGTCAGCGATGGCGGCCGCCCCGGAGACCCGCACGGTCGGGAATGGTCGCTGCAGCACACCCGCAACTACTACCGGGTCATGGAGATGCTGCGCCGCGAGTTCCCGCACGTGACGCTCGAGGCGTGCGCGAGCGGCGGCGGCCGCATCGACAACGCCGTGCTCGCCCGCAGCGACGTCGTGTGGACGAGCGACGAGGTCGGCGCGCGGGACCGCCTCGTGATCCAAGACGGCTTCCTCACCGCATACCCCTCGTGGGTGATGAGCTCGTGGGTCTCCGACGACGCCGGCCACCGTGACCGGCTCACGCCGAGCCTCGGTTACCGGTTCGCCGTCGCGATGTGCGGCGTGCTCGGCATCGGCTCCGACCTGCTCGCGTGGTCAGACGACGAGCGGGCGGCTGCATCGCGGATGGTCGACGCGTACAAGGCGCTGCGATCGGTGATCCACTATGGCGATGTGCGCACCCACGGCGACGTGGACGCCAACGGGTACTGCGTCGAATACCGGGGACCCGACGACGATCCGCGCAACGTCCTGTTCGTCTTCGACCGCGACAGGGACCGCACACGGGACCGGGATCGCGTGCGCGTGTACCCGAGCGGGCTGCGCGATGGCGTGACGTACATGGTCGAGGGAATCGGCGACGTCGTGACGGCGGCATCCGCTCGTACCCAGGGGATCGCGGTGCCGTTCGCCTGGGCCCCCGACGCCGACGTGCTCGTGCTCTCCCCGCGGGAGGCGCCGTGA
- a CDS encoding GntR family transcriptional regulator, whose translation MTSTSLREYRLDRNTEQPLWLQLSNALRTAIADDVLRPDQALPSEAELIDMYGVSRTVVREALAELVRRGLIYKIRAKGSFVSPPRRDLSFIGSTAGSLADLTAAGRNSSTQVLGQSEGEANEREAEALQISVGAPVARLKRLRSVDGSPWLLVETTLPLELFPGIAKANLENRSLYDHIRRHYGTEVAGADRWIQAVMPSASDAELLQLAKGEPALAIESIAWDSSETRFEYYQALHRSGSSRFYVGIR comes from the coding sequence ATGACATCGACGTCGTTGCGCGAGTACCGACTGGACCGCAACACCGAACAGCCGCTCTGGCTTCAGCTGTCGAACGCGCTGCGTACCGCGATCGCTGACGACGTGCTCCGACCGGACCAGGCGCTGCCGTCGGAGGCGGAGCTCATCGACATGTACGGCGTGTCCCGCACCGTCGTGCGCGAGGCGCTGGCGGAGCTCGTCCGAAGGGGCCTGATCTACAAGATCCGCGCCAAGGGCTCGTTCGTGTCGCCTCCCAGGCGGGACCTCAGCTTCATCGGCTCGACGGCCGGTTCCCTCGCCGATCTCACGGCGGCGGGGCGTAATTCGTCGACGCAAGTCCTCGGCCAGTCCGAGGGCGAGGCGAACGAGCGGGAGGCGGAGGCGCTGCAGATCTCGGTCGGTGCGCCCGTGGCGCGGTTGAAGCGACTCCGCTCGGTGGACGGGTCTCCCTGGCTTCTCGTCGAGACGACGCTGCCCCTCGAGCTCTTCCCGGGCATCGCCAAGGCGAACCTCGAGAACCGGTCGCTCTACGATCACATCCGGCGCCACTACGGCACGGAGGTCGCGGGCGCCGATCGGTGGATCCAGGCCGTCATGCCGAGCGCATCAGACGCGGAATTGCTCCAACTCGCGAAGGGCGAACCGGCACTCGCGATCGAGTCCATCGCGTGGGACAGTTCCGAGACGCGCTTCGAGTACTACCAGGCCCTTCACCGAAGCGGCTCCTCCCGCTTCTACGTCGGCATTCGCTAG
- a CDS encoding tetratricopeptide repeat protein codes for MTDTKTTRQHAALLPEVPEPLRARSEAGHAVAWLESVTIPTYEPDEPADHPMYLDNRVYQGSSGRVYPMPFVEGVSRTPVPRVWQAVHIDNAYVRLMVLPELGGRIHSGYDKTTGYDFFYRNSVIKPALVGLDGPWVSGGVEFNWPQHHRPATYFPTEFTIDLDDDGSATVWCGDHDPFARMHGTHGIRLHADRSVVEILARLHNRTSEEQTFLWWANAAVRVHDEYQSFFPQDVRYVADHARRAITAFPRADRPYYGVDYQERAKNLPGADRIDFYRNIPVPTSYMIVDTDEAFFGGYDHAAGAGVVHWADRRISPGKKQWTWGNSPFGHAWDRHLTDEDGPYVELMAGVYTDNQPDFSWLQPGEVKRFSQFWYPIPGIGVAHQATADAAVHVDVDSSTGSTRVDAAFAVTRPTDALLRARDTTGTVYSERAERMLPGDVVRIDAKLPAGVSASSIRMELVENGAVVLQWKLADADDEEPWSATEPPRPEDIDSVDELYLTGLHLVQYRHPTRSPMPYWTEALRRDPGDARVHLALAKREYHRGRYQSAREHAEAAVARLTVRNENLRNTEAYYVLGLILARMGDDDGALKRFGKAGWDRTWAVAAGFESACILTRRGESEQALADLEPLIAHGAEDPRATALRIVLLRRLGRNADAARTLEQVRTESRVDDLLDYLADGIRPVDGGLLVDLALDLAAFGETDAALAVLDEATMSPIVPSGSVRPLAHYLRAQLLEQLGLTGEAASERRRGQQADGRWCFPVGLSAHDALTAAVAADPSDGVARLLLGMLLYDNGRRGEAVEQWDAAIAAGLDDAVLYRNAGLAAYNVVEDDDLAWRHYERARELAPRDARLLLEQDLLAEKLGHSSESRLERLELNLDLVASRDDLAVRYAVLLTEADRADESLRWLESRQFQPWEGGEGLVLAAWDAARSALGMPQGEPPLSLGEKRPEAVAPVAVHDDGQTDYFATSLPENLLFHRRGSL; via the coding sequence GTGACCGACACGAAGACCACGCGGCAACACGCGGCTCTGCTGCCCGAGGTGCCGGAACCCTTGCGGGCCCGCTCGGAGGCCGGCCACGCCGTCGCGTGGCTCGAGTCGGTGACCATTCCGACGTACGAGCCCGACGAGCCGGCCGATCACCCAATGTACCTCGACAACCGCGTGTACCAGGGGTCAAGCGGGCGGGTATATCCGATGCCGTTCGTCGAGGGCGTCTCCCGCACTCCCGTGCCGCGCGTGTGGCAGGCGGTGCACATCGATAACGCCTACGTGAGGCTCATGGTGCTGCCCGAGCTCGGCGGGCGGATCCACTCCGGCTACGACAAGACCACGGGCTACGACTTCTTCTACCGCAACTCGGTGATCAAGCCCGCGCTCGTGGGGCTCGACGGCCCGTGGGTGAGCGGCGGCGTCGAGTTCAACTGGCCGCAGCACCACCGCCCCGCCACATACTTTCCGACCGAGTTCACGATCGACCTCGACGACGACGGCAGCGCGACGGTGTGGTGCGGCGACCACGACCCGTTCGCGCGCATGCACGGCACGCACGGCATCCGGCTGCACGCCGACCGTTCCGTCGTCGAGATCCTCGCCCGGCTGCACAACCGAACGAGCGAGGAGCAGACCTTTCTCTGGTGGGCGAACGCCGCCGTGCGGGTGCACGACGAGTACCAGTCGTTCTTCCCCCAGGACGTGCGTTACGTCGCCGATCACGCGCGGCGCGCCATCACCGCGTTCCCGCGGGCGGACCGCCCGTACTACGGCGTTGACTATCAGGAGCGAGCGAAGAACCTGCCCGGGGCGGATCGCATCGACTTCTACCGCAACATCCCCGTTCCCACGTCGTACATGATCGTCGACACCGATGAGGCGTTTTTCGGCGGCTACGATCATGCCGCCGGCGCGGGCGTCGTGCACTGGGCGGACCGCCGGATCTCCCCCGGCAAGAAGCAGTGGACGTGGGGCAACTCGCCGTTCGGGCACGCCTGGGACCGCCACCTCACGGACGAGGACGGCCCCTACGTCGAGCTCATGGCCGGCGTCTACACCGACAACCAGCCGGATTTCTCCTGGCTGCAACCCGGAGAGGTCAAGCGGTTCTCGCAGTTCTGGTACCCGATCCCCGGGATCGGCGTCGCGCACCAGGCCACCGCTGACGCCGCCGTGCACGTTGACGTTGACTCGAGCACCGGATCGACTCGAGTCGATGCTGCGTTCGCCGTGACCCGGCCGACCGACGCACTCCTGCGTGCGCGCGACACGACGGGAACGGTGTACTCGGAACGAGCAGAGCGGATGCTGCCGGGCGACGTGGTGCGCATCGACGCGAAGCTACCTGCAGGCGTGTCAGCGAGCAGCATCCGCATGGAGCTCGTGGAGAACGGTGCCGTCGTGCTGCAGTGGAAGCTCGCCGACGCGGACGACGAGGAACCGTGGTCGGCGACAGAGCCGCCGCGACCGGAGGACATCGACAGCGTCGACGAGCTCTACCTCACTGGGCTCCACCTTGTGCAGTACCGACACCCCACGCGCTCACCGATGCCGTACTGGACCGAGGCGCTGCGCCGTGACCCGGGCGACGCGCGCGTGCACCTCGCCCTCGCAAAGCGCGAATACCATCGCGGTCGTTACCAGTCGGCACGCGAGCACGCGGAGGCGGCAGTCGCGCGGCTCACGGTGCGGAACGAGAACCTGCGCAACACCGAGGCGTACTACGTGCTCGGACTCATCCTCGCGCGGATGGGTGACGACGATGGTGCGCTCAAGCGGTTCGGCAAGGCGGGCTGGGATCGCACCTGGGCGGTGGCGGCGGGGTTCGAGTCGGCATGCATCCTGACGAGGCGTGGTGAGAGCGAGCAGGCGCTCGCCGACCTTGAACCGCTCATCGCTCACGGCGCCGAAGACCCGCGCGCAACCGCGCTGCGCATCGTCCTCCTGCGTCGGCTCGGGCGCAACGCGGACGCCGCACGAACGCTCGAACAGGTGCGGACCGAGAGCCGCGTCGATGACCTGCTCGACTACCTCGCGGATGGCATCCGTCCGGTCGACGGTGGTCTGCTCGTCGACCTGGCGCTCGATCTCGCAGCGTTCGGAGAGACGGATGCTGCGCTCGCCGTGCTCGACGAGGCGACCATGAGTCCGATCGTGCCCTCGGGGAGCGTGCGCCCCCTCGCGCACTATCTGCGAGCCCAGCTGCTCGAGCAGCTCGGACTGACAGGCGAGGCGGCCTCTGAGCGGCGACGAGGGCAACAGGCCGACGGACGCTGGTGCTTCCCGGTAGGCCTCTCCGCGCATGACGCCCTCACCGCGGCCGTCGCCGCGGATCCGAGTGACGGTGTCGCGAGGCTCCTGCTCGGCATGCTTCTCTACGACAATGGTCGGCGCGGCGAAGCGGTCGAGCAGTGGGATGCCGCGATCGCGGCCGGTCTCGATGACGCCGTGCTCTACCGGAACGCCGGACTTGCCGCATACAACGTCGTTGAAGATGACGACCTCGCCTGGCGGCACTACGAGCGAGCGCGCGAACTCGCCCCACGCGACGCTCGCTTGCTGCTCGAGCAGGACTTGCTGGCCGAGAAGCTTGGGCACTCGTCGGAGAGTCGGCTTGAGCGATTGGAGCTCAACCTCGACCTCGTCGCCTCCCGCGACGATCTCGCCGTGCGGTACGCGGTACTCCTCACCGAGGCGGACCGTGCCGACGAGTCGTTGCGGTGGCTCGAGTCACGGCAGTTTCAGCCCTGGGAAGGTGGCGAAGGCCTCGTTCTCGCTGCCTGGGACGCCGCGCGCTCTGCCCTCGGTATGCCGCAAGGGGAGCCGCCGCTGAGTCTGGGAGAGAAGCGACCGGAAGCGGTCGCGCCGGTCGCCGTTCACGACGACGGTCAGACCGACTATTTCGCGACGAGCCTGCCGGAGAACCTGCTCTTCCATCGAAGGGGAAGTCTGTGA
- a CDS encoding carbohydrate ABC transporter permease, giving the protein MTTAVDTASADTRAIVRGRHHRSLRRVPPVVWAFLLIPLAVEIGLVFWPAINSFYIALTKWNGAGAPEFIGLQNFIALGSDPIFKQALVNNVIWVVGFGGASVVIGMCLALALNKPRRGVGLYRSAIYLPMVFSLAVTGLFWRLLYQPEGAVNTILGAVGLESLEKQWLADPKTALYAVLIAAVWRQCGYIMVLYLAGLKGVDPALEEAAAMDGANAWQRFWKIVMPQLRGVNSVVFAVTVIDSLRTFDIVWAMTRGGPYNTTQLLSTYMYQTSFTVVDLGYGSAIAVVIFLLAILFIIGYLTRATKEDF; this is encoded by the coding sequence GTGACAACCGCTGTGGACACGGCATCCGCTGACACGAGGGCGATCGTGCGCGGGCGGCACCACCGCTCGCTGCGTCGCGTGCCGCCCGTGGTGTGGGCATTCCTGCTCATCCCGCTCGCGGTCGAGATCGGCCTCGTGTTCTGGCCCGCTATCAACAGCTTCTACATCGCCCTCACGAAGTGGAACGGGGCCGGGGCGCCGGAGTTCATCGGGCTGCAGAACTTCATCGCCCTCGGTTCCGACCCGATCTTCAAGCAGGCCCTCGTCAACAACGTGATCTGGGTCGTCGGCTTCGGTGGAGCATCGGTGGTCATCGGCATGTGCCTCGCCCTCGCTCTGAACAAGCCGCGGCGCGGTGTGGGGCTGTACCGCAGCGCGATCTACCTGCCGATGGTGTTCTCGCTCGCAGTGACCGGGCTCTTCTGGCGGCTGCTGTACCAGCCCGAGGGTGCGGTGAACACGATCCTCGGCGCCGTGGGTCTCGAATCGCTCGAGAAGCAGTGGCTCGCGGACCCGAAGACGGCGCTGTACGCGGTGCTTATCGCCGCCGTGTGGCGGCAGTGCGGCTACATCATGGTGCTCTACCTCGCGGGGCTCAAGGGCGTCGACCCTGCGCTCGAAGAAGCAGCGGCTATGGACGGCGCGAACGCGTGGCAGCGGTTCTGGAAGATCGTGATGCCGCAGCTGCGAGGGGTCAATTCCGTGGTCTTCGCCGTGACCGTCATCGATTCACTCCGCACGTTCGACATCGTGTGGGCGATGACCCGCGGCGGCCCCTACAACACGACACAGCTGCTGTCGACGTACATGTACCAGACGAGCTTCACCGTCGTGGACCTCGGCTACGGCTCCGCGATCGCCGTCGTGATCTTCCTCTTGGCGATCCTGTTCATCATCGGCTATCTCACCCGTGCGACGAAGGAGGACTTCTGA